From a region of the Myroides sp. JBRI-B21084 genome:
- a CDS encoding c-type cytochrome translates to MKKKIVFALFAATVLVSCNKEKEVNPSVSDTKYENLNPEEQLVADGQELFESNKAACYSCHKVDQKVIGPSVKEIAEIYKEQNGDLVAFLRKKAKPIVDPTQYNVMETNFAILKTMSDEEIKSLEAYILSTVK, encoded by the coding sequence ATGAAAAAAAAGATAGTCTTTGCATTATTCGCGGCAACTGTTTTAGTGTCTTGTAATAAAGAAAAAGAAGTAAATCCATCCGTATCGGATACAAAATACGAAAATTTAAATCCAGAAGAGCAATTGGTTGCAGACGGACAAGAGTTGTTTGAAAGCAATAAAGCGGCATGTTACTCTTGCCATAAAGTTGATCAAAAGGTTATAGGGCCTAGCGTTAAAGAAATTGCTGAAATTTACAAAGAACAAAATGGCGACTTGGTTGCGTTTTTACGTAAAAAAGCAAAACCAATTGTAGATCCAACACAATACAATGTAATGGAGACCAATTTTGCTATTCTAAAAACCATGAGCGATGAAGAAATTAAATCGCTTGAAGCTTACATTTTAAGTACTGTAAAATAA